In Pyrus communis chromosome 8, drPyrComm1.1, whole genome shotgun sequence, one genomic interval encodes:
- the LOC137742984 gene encoding 5'-3' exoribonuclease 3-like — protein MGVPSFFKWLVNKYPKVVVKAIEGQREESPNPNPTNLEFDNFYLDMNGIIHPCFHPEADDDDDGGLLPPANFEEVFINIFEYIDILFNIVRPRKLLYLAIDGVAPRAKMNQQRMRRFKSAKDAEIAEVEEEKLRRQFELESKQVLPKQQSEVSDSNIITPGTEFMHKLSKALRNYISLRLSNDLGWRDIEVILSDANAPGEGEHKIMSFIRSQRNLPSYDPNTRHCLYGLDADLVMLALATHELHFSILREDVLHNEQRHKNRESIREKGPSSGKSDNKKRSMLKKPFQFLHVWILREYLELDLKIDDPPENFKFDLERIIDDFIFMCFFAGNDFLPHMPTLEIHEGAIDLLMTVYRKELKNLGGYMVDMLRVNDKKSGYIKLSRVEKFILLVGSYEDKIFKKRSELRDRKLRRLCYYNDSLEEEVDTGSSITGSSNTQAFFSGEELEVWSDGTSDIMHSQVVENTKELKKKMKDNIRRKSDLFKNGDLGSDKVRFAVGGYKERYYKYKFSAEGPADIERKRKEVVKCYTEGLLWVLLYYFSEPPSWTWFYPFYYGPFASDLKGLGQVKAKFKKGFPFKPIDTLMAVLPPRSAHALPKDYQKLMTEESSSIIDFYPTDFEIDMDGKRFTWQGICKLPFIEEERLLSETKNLDKELLGDERDRNTEKSDQLFVRRTHNLVSQIMSLSSKESWSIKIDTSSSFGVAGTIRRLDAAMSEGGDYKLQEDHVVCMLYELPDSDAHMPRLLDGVKHPSKTITKDDLTETKLWHEYQGSAPATTTTTTSSARLQERFRRRDNNGNGGFQNNARCTSSSTDLIHKFAGSGWDCGRGKEVANPNSGERFYAPRGIPGERVMSSSSYSAMGSTDYKRVSFHGRSVSNDKWRAVGYVSGDRAQGFKDLKISEPSQAWRPSARGQPANNAFWPSRNSFGHNTNHSWQSSQLNHSHGRGRGQQQGGRGQGQQEYWKRYTPFSANDSSQAGGRSSQFVPRSSVNQ, from the exons ATGGGGGTGCCCTCGTTTTTCAAATGGCTGGTGAACAAGTATCCCAAAGTGGTGGTCAAAGCTATCGAAGGTCAGAGAGAGGAGTCTCCAAACCCAAACCCTACTAACTTGGAGTTCGATAACTTTTATCTTGACATGAATGGGATCATCCATCCTTGCTTCCACCCAGAAGcagatgacgatgatgatggtGGA CTTCTGCCACCAGCAAATTTTGAAGAGGTGTTCATCAATATTTTTGAATATATTGATATACTTTTCAATATTGTTAGGCCACGGAAGCTACTATACTTGGCCATAG ATGGAGTTGCTCCAAGGGCTAAAATGAATCAACAGCGAATGAGGCGCTTTAAGTCAGCGAAGGATGCTGAGATCGCT GAAGTTGAAGAAGAGAAGCTGAGAAGACAGTTTGAATTGGAAAGCAAACAAGTCCTACCAAAGCAGCAGTCTGAAGTATCAGATTCTAATATAATAACCCCCGGAACTGAATTTATGCATAAATTGTCAAAGGCTCTTCGAAACTATATCAGTTTACGTTTGAGCAATGATCTAGGCTGGAGGGACATCGAG GTAATTCTGTCTGATGCCAATGCTCCTGGGGAAGGTGAGCACAAAATAATGTCATTCATACGCTCACAGCGCAATCTTCCTTCATATGATCCAAACACGCGCCATTGCTTATATGGACTG GATGCTGATCTTGTCATGTTGGCTTTGGCCACGCATGAGCTTCACTTTTCCATACTGAGAGAG GATGTTCTACATAATGAACAGCGTCATAAAAACCGTGAATCTATTCGAGAGAAGGGTCCATCTTCAGGAAAGTCGGATAACAAAAAAAGATCCATGCTAAAAAAGCCCTTTCAG TTTCTTCATGTTTGGATTTTGAGGGAATACTTGGAGCTTGATTTGAAAATTGACGACCCACCCGAGAACTTTAAGTTTGATCTTGAGCGTATAATTGATGACTTTATCTTCATGTGCTTTTTTGCGGGAAATGATTTTCTGCCCCACATGCCAACTTTGGAAATTCATGAG GGTGCAATTGACTTGCTGATGACTGTCTATaggaaagaattaaaaaatctCGGTGGTTACATGGTTGATATGCTCCGG GTCAATGACAAGAAATCAGGGTACATCAAGCTATCCAGAGTTGAGAAATTCATCCTTCTTGTTGGTTCTTATGAAgacaaaattttcaagaaaagATCAGAACTACGTGACCGTAAACTGAGACGTCTGTGTTATTATAATGATTCT CTAGAGGAAGAAGTTGATACTGGAAGTTCAATTACTGGTTCGAGCAATACTCAGGCATTCTTCAGTGGAGAAGAACTGGAAGTTTGGTCAGATGGAACGTCTGACATTATGCATTCTCAA GTTGTAGAAAATACAAaggagttgaagaaaaaaatgaaagataacATCAGAAGGAAATCTGATCTGTTCAAGAATGGTGATTTGGGGAGTGACAAG GTCCGATTCGCTGTGGGAGGCTATAAGGAAAGATATTACAAATACAAATTTTCTGCAGAAGGTCCAGCGgatattgaaagaaaaaggaaggaagTA GTTAAATGCTACACTGAGGGACTGCTCTGGGTTTTATTGTACTATTTTTCGGAGCCCCCATCATGGACATG GTTTTATCCTTTCTATTACGGGCCATTTGCTTCAGACCTCAAGGGCCTTGGTCAGGTGAAAGCGAAGTTTAAAAAAGGTTTCCCTTTTAAGCCTATTGATACTCTCATGGCTGTGTTACCTCCAAGAAG TGCTCATGCACTTCCTAAAGATTATCAGAAACTAATGACTGAAGAGAGTTCCAGCATTATTGACTTTTATCCTACTG attttgaaATCGACATGGATGGGAAACGCTTCACATGGCAG GGTATTTGCAAGCTTCCATTTATTGAAGAGGAACGCCTTCTGTCTGAGACTAAAAACTTAGACAAAGAACTGCTG GGGGACGAAAGAGATCGAAATACAGAAAAATCTGATCAATTATTTGTGCGAAGAACACACAATTTGGTGTCACAAATTATGTCACTATCTAGCAAGGAAAGTTGGTCTATCAAGATTGACACTAGTTCGAG TTTTGGAGTTGCTGGCACCATACGTCGTCTTGATGCTGCCATGAGTGAAGGAGGAGATTACAAGCTTCAAGAAGACCATGTCGT TTGCATGCTATATGAGCTTCCCGATAGTGATGCACATATGCCTCGTTTACTTGATGGTGTAAAGCATCCCAGTAAG ACAATCACCAAGGATGACCTTACGGAGACAAAATTATGGCATGAATATCAGGGAAGCGCacctgccaccaccaccaccaccacttccAG CGCCCGGCTCCAGGAGAGGTTTCGGAGACGAGATAACAACGGAAATGGAGGCTTCCAGAACAATGCTAGATGCACTTCTAGCTCTACGGATTTAATACACAAATTTGCAGGTTCTGGATGGGATTGTGGTAGAGGCAAAGAAGTTGCTAATCCTAATTCTGGAGAACGGTTTTATGCTCCTCGGGGAATACCTGGCGAAAGAGTAATGTCATCTAGCTCATATTCAGCCATGGGTTCCACAGACTACAAAAGAGTCTCTTTTCATGGGAGATCAGTCTCTAATGATAAGTGGAGGGCAGTTGGTTATGTTTCCGGAGATCGAGCACAAGGCTTTAAGGATTTGAAGATATCGGAGCCAAGCCAAGCTTGGAGGCCAAGTGCACGAGGACAACCAGCGAACAATGCTTTTTGGCCATCTAGAAATAGTTTCGGACATAACACAAACCATTCTTGGCAGAGTTCACAATTAAATCATAGTCATGGCCGTGGCAGAGGCCAACAGCAGGGTGGTCGCGGCCAAGGCCAACAGGAATATTGGAAGCGTTACACACCTTTTTCTGCTAACGATTCATCACAAGCCGGTGGGAGATCGTCACAGTTTGTTCCACGTAGTTCTGTCAATCAATGA